One Setaria viridis chromosome 5, Setaria_viridis_v4.0, whole genome shotgun sequence genomic region harbors:
- the LOC140222767 gene encoding LEAF RUST 10 DISEASE-RESISTANCEUS RECEPTOR-LIKE PROTEIN KINASE-like 1.2 gives MTLELLSVTLVSLLQLSSAAITNSASNTSCAPARCGHVNITYPFTLSGVQPVYCGFPTFFELTCYGGCAYLSRTFKKRLYHILDISYDSNSLAVAVETTFSGDDETCNIPDFNVSSGLFLFPLNISGRNKNLAFVYNCEVPPSVRLPRPCANLTMGASISNAVEPWVGPKSCSSVSVPVRGFEGMGPTRDYGRMISDGFLLEWPTLGECEVCTRDCDLRCHMLLVAWWTDAVDYNFSLRSPL, from the coding sequence ATGACTCTGGAACTCTTGTCAGTCACATTAGTTTCCTTGCTACAATTATCATCTGCTGCCATCACCAACTCGGCCAGCAACACAAGCTGCGCTCCGGCGAGGTGCGGGCACGTGAACATCACGTACCCGTTCACGCTCAGCGGCGTGCAGCCGGTGTACTGTGGCTTCCCGACCTTCTTCGAGCTGACGTGCTACGGTGGCTGCGCCTACCTCAGCAGGACGTTCAAGAAGCGCCTGTATCACATCCTAGACATATCGTACGACAGCAACTCGCTGGCGGTGGCCGTCGAGACAACCTTCTCCGGCGACGACGAGACATGCAACATACCGGACTTCAACGTGTCGTCCGGCCTCTTCCTCTTTCCGCTCAACATCAGCGGCAGAAACAAGAACCTCGCCTTCGTCTACAATTGCGAGGTTCCTCCAAGCGTACGGCTGCCACGGCCATGTGCTAACCTCACCATGGGAGCTTCCATCTCCAACGCCGTCGAGCCATGGGTGGGTCCGAAGAGCTGCAGCTCTGTGAGCGTGCCGGTGCGCGGCTTCGAAGGGATGGGCCCAACTCGTGACTATGGGAGAATGATCAGCGACGGGTTCCTCTTGGAGTGGCCGACGCTGGGAGAGTGCGAAGTGTGCACGCGGGACTGCGACCTCAGATGCCACATGCTATTGGTGGCTTGGTGGACTGATGCAGTAGATTACAATTTTTCTTTACGAAGCCCGCTATga